The following proteins are co-located in the Vidua macroura isolate BioBank_ID:100142 chromosome 1, ASM2450914v1, whole genome shotgun sequence genome:
- the FYCO1 gene encoding FYVE and coiled-coil domain-containing protein 1 isoform X3 has protein sequence MAATSGESQLQRIIRDLQDAVTELSKEFKEGGEPITDDSVNLQKFSYKLEYLLQFDQKEKSTLLGNRKDYWDYFCDCLAKIKGANDGIRFVKSITELRTSLGKGRAFIRYSLVHQRLADTLQQCFMNTKVTSDWYYARSPFLNSKMSSDIVGQLYELTDVQFDLASRGYDLDAAWPAFARRTLSSLGSSAYLWKPPSRSSSMSSLVSNYLQAQEFPSSPDVNNSLNVEHLEGYEEMRLELDQAELRQRELQDRIHQLEIENQELQAAVSLQKEQVQVEKEKSNNYSEENSRLTKMITELQKQCEVSQFTQSTVHDLQKCLQSLELSVAEQQKEHSTKVEQLLTSKEDCASKLQVSNQELENSRALITVKDLCIDELKAKLSSMEQKNLNLFAKVDAALDEKGQQATAQYDSALQIRALLEKLQEMEKEKADMQRLNAEHASQLKAAREELLLKEQEQKELESRYSSLTANSKEESEKLIGSLETMAKEKDALQKALTLKGKEMAELQTQVMGSLAQVGSLEKNLEETRKEKEKLEEEYGRREGALKQEAQSQAEQLELQEGRLTKVSQTVCSLQEQNQKLMSEKEHLRQKVKELEEQMEQQNSAVSELDEESRKLKAENENLQQSKKKMEDKLKNLEASKSSLEADVARLRASEKQLQSEIDDALVSVDEKEKKLRVKNKQLEEDFQNARRQSQILEERLEALHSEYEELKQREETSKESYASLEAQLKSAKQHSLQMEKSLDTLKESKECIQSQLTEKEVELQGMESQCQQLRAEAERHRKKAEILEIEKLSVEKTCLHQTKLIESLTSEKESVEKQQLQQAASLEKEAKELAFRLTMSEEQLEVNRGEVSRLQAEVLDLRVKLQQATDERERMRGELVVTETVLSEQKTLVQQLKEQCESLNRNHVQELVQCKEREEKLKKEQERATHQKAELENNLMNLKEELSKVKRYLENARVENEENKDLLHRTNTDMAELGIQICALTSEKVDAEEQLAQATEKFKELEEQAAEQQEKLKLDISNLREENKSLQEKLEEAQMCAAAVPSLQLQLETIKKQAQSFQETSQEELSAIKFQMSTEILNYQTKFKAVSEECGKVREQLEEQKRQQHAAEEEITELQAANTSLCRKLDEAREQLSESESARLQKEEEVTSLRELLERIQKEADEAKEKILDYTEKLSKVAADKDSSDQKLFAELDDLTRTKQFLEERLIELIRDKDALWQKSDALEFQQKLNAEQRWQGDTEVNHCLDCQREFSWMVRRHHCRMCGRIFCYYCCNNYMVTKLGGKKERCCRACFNKPRVIVDSTDDSGSSANQEGSPASSESPVSPSERAFVASEASKPPDDAAFDIITDEELCQVQESDSLHSESQMERDSLDQSVTDLDSSQLLCKVKTSVPRPQVQ, from the exons aTGGCAGCAACGAGTGGCGAAAGCCAGCTGCAGCGGATTATCAGAGACTTGCAAG ATGCAGTGACTGAATTAAGTAAAGAATTTAAAGAAGGAGGTGAACCGATCACAGATGACAGTGTCAACTTGCAAAAATTCTCCTACAAGCTTGAGTACCTCTTACAG TTTGaccagaaagaaaagagcacATTGCTGGGGAACAGAAAAGACTACTGGGATTATTTCTGTGACTGTCTGGCAAAAATCAAAGGAGCTAATGATGGAATCCGCTTTGTCAAGTCTATTACAGAA CTACGAACCTCTCTTGGGAAAGGAAGAGCATTTATTCGTTATTCCCTGGTTCACCAAAGGCTAGCAGACACCTTGCAGCAATGTTTTATGAACACTAAAGTGACCAG tgACTGGTACTATGCAAGAAGTCCATTTCTGAATTCCAAAATGAGTTCTGACATTGTGGGTCAACTCTATGAACTCACTGATGTTCAGTTTGACTTGGCGTCAAGAGGCTATGATTTAGATGCTGCTTGGCCAGCATTTGCCAG GAGGACTCTGTCCTCACTTGGATCTTCAGCATATTTATGGAAGCCCCCAAGTCGCAGTTCCAGTATGAGCAGTTTAGTGAGCAATTATTTGCAG GCACAAGAgtttccttccagccctgatGTAAATAACTCGCTAAATGTTGAACACCTTGAGGGCTACGAAGAGATGCGTTTAGAACTTGACCAGGCTGAGCTGAGGCAGAGGGAACTTCAAGATCGTATTCACCAGCTAGAAATTGAAAACCAGGAGCTCCAGGCAGCTGTCAGCCTTCAAAAGGAACAAGTACAGGTAGAAAAGGAGAAGAGCAATAACTACAGTGAGGAGAACTCCCGGCTGACAAAGATGATCACAGAGTTACAGAAGCAATGTGAGGTGTCACAATTCACTCAGAGCACTGTGCATGACCTGCAGAAGTGCCTACAGTCACTGGAACTGAGTgtagcagagcagcagaaggaacaTTCTACAAAGGTGGAACAACTGTTGACCAGCAAGGAAGATTGTGCCTCAAAATTGCAGGTTTCGAATCAGGAGCTGGAGAACTCTAGGGCTTTGATTACTGTGAAGGATCTTTGCATTGATGAGCTCAAAGCCAAGCTGAGTTCCATGGAGCAGAAGAACCTCAACCTCTTTGCAAAAGTTGATGCTGCCTTGGATGAAAAGGGTCAGCAAGCCACAGCCCAGTATGACTCTGCCCTACAAATACGGGCACTGTTAGAGAAGCTTcaggagatggaaaaggaaaaggcagataTGCAAAGACTCAATGCTGAACATGCATCTCAGCTGAAAGCAGcaagggaggagctgctgctgaaagaacAGGAACAGAAGGAACTGGAATCCAGATACAGTAGCCTCACTGCTAACTCCAAAGAAGAGAGTGAAAAGCTGATTGGGAGCCTGGAGACCATGGCAAAGGAAAAGGATGCACTTCAGAAGGCCCTGACtctgaaaggaaaggagatggCTGAGCTACAGACCCAGGTAATGGGGTCGCTGGCTCAGGTGggttcactggaaaaaaatcttgaggaaaccaggaaggaaaaagagaaacttGAGGAGGAGTATGGCAGGAGAGAAGGAGCACTGAAGCAGGAAGCCCAGTCGCAAGCAGAGCAACTTGAACTACAGGAGGGTCGCTTAACAAAGGTGAGTCAGACTGTGTGTAGCCTTcaggagcaaaaccagaaaCTCATGTCTGAGAAGGAGCATCTCAGGCAGAAAGTCaaagagctggaggagcagatGGAACAGCAAAACTCTGCAGTGAGTGAATTGGATGAGGAGAGCAGGAAACTGAAAGCAGAGAATGAGAATTTGCAACAGTCTAAGAAGAAGATGGAAGATAAGCTGAAAAATCTGGAAGCTTCTAAATCTTCCCTAGAAGCCGATGTAGCCAGGTTGAGAGCCTCTGAGAAGCAACTTCAGAGTGAGATAGATGATGCCCTGGTGTCAGTTgatgaaaaagagaagaagctCCGGGTTAAGAACAAACAGCTGGAGGAGGACTTCCAGAATGCCAGGAGGCAAAGCCAGATTCTAGAGGAGAGGCTGGAAGCTCTGCATTCAGAATATGAAGAATtaaagcaaagagaagagaCCTCCAAGGAGTCTTACGCCTCACTTGAAGCACAGCTGAAGAGTGCCAAACAGCATAGtttacaaatggaaaaaagcTTGGACACcttgaaggaaagcaaagagtGTATCCAGTCACAGCTCACAGAGAAGGAAGTAGAACTGCAGGGCATGGAGAGTCAATGTCAGCAGCTAAGAGCAGAAGCTGAAAGACAcaggaagaaagcagagatTCTTGAGATAGAAAAGCTCAGTGTTGAAAAGACATGCCTTCATCAGACCAAACTTATAGAATCTCTCACATCAGAAAAGGAATCAGTGGAAAAACAGCAACTACAGCAGGCAGCGTCCCTGGAGAAGGAGGCAAAAGAGCTGGCCTTCAGACTGACCATGAgtgaagagcagctggaggTCAACCGAGGTGAAGTGTCTAGGCTGCAGGCAGAAGTCCTTGATCTGCGAGTCAAGCTTCAGCAGGCCACTGATGAGAGAGAGAGGATGAGAGGTGAGCTGGTAGTCACTGAGACTGTCTTGAGTGAGCAGAAGACACTTGTCCAGCAGCTGAAAGAGCAGTGTGAGTCTCTCAACAGAAATCATGTGCAAGAACTGGTGCAAtgtaaagaaagggaagaaaagctgaaaaaagagCAGGAGAGAGCAACCCATCAAAAAGCTGagctggaaaataatttgatgaACCTAAAGGAAGAGCTGTCTAAGGTTAAGCGGTATTTGGAAAATGCTAGAGTGGAAAACGAAGAAAATAAAGATCTCCTCCACAGGACCAACACTGATATGGCTGAACTTGGTATTCAGATTTGTGCCTTAACCTCTGAAAAGGTGGATGCGGAAGAGCAGTTGGCCCAGGCCacagaaaaattcaaagaaCTGGAAGAACAGGCAGCAGAGCAACAGGAGAAGCTGAAGCTTGACATCTCTAATCTCAGAGAGGAGAACAAGAGCCTGCAAGAGAAATTAGAGGAGGCTCAAATGTGTGCCGCAGCTGTCCCAAGTCTGCAATTGCAGCTGGAGACAATAAAGAAACAGGCACAGAGTTTCCAAGAAACCAGCCAAGAAGAGCTGTCTGcaataaaatttcaaatgaGCACAGAGATTCTAAATTATCAGACAAAATTCAAG GCTGTCAGTGAGGAGTGTGGGAAAGTAAGAGAGCAACTTGAGGAGCAGAAGCGACAACAGCACGCAGCGGAGGAAGAGATTACAGAGTTACAA GCTGCAAACACGAGTTTGTGCAGAAAGCTGGATGAAGCAAGAGAGCAGCTGTCAGAATCGGAATCTGCTCGgctgcagaaggaagaggaagtgACTTCTCTTAGAGAACTCTTGGAAAG GATCCAAAAAGAAGCTGATGAAGCAAAAGAGAAGATCCTGGATTACACTGAGAAGCTTAGCAAGGTGGCAGCAGACAAAGATAGCAGTGACCAGAAGTTATTTGCTGAGCTGGATGACCTGACAAGAACAAAGCAGTTCCTTGAAGAACGTTTGATAGAACTTATCAG AGATAAGGATGCTTTGTGGCAAAAGTCTGATGCTCTGGAGTTCCAGCAGAAGCTTAATGCAGAGCAGAGGTGGCAGGGGGACACAGAAGTTAATCACTGTCTGGACTGCCAGAGAGAGTTCTCGTGGATGGTGCGCCGACACCACTGCAG AATGTGTGGCCGCATTTTCTGCTACTACTGCTGCAACAACTACATGGTGACAAAGCTTGGTGGAAAAAAGGAGCGTTGCTGCAGAGCTTGCTTTAATAAGCCTAGAGTCATTGTGGACAGTACAGATGACTCTGGATCCAGTGCCAACCAGGAAGGATCACCAGCTTCATCGGAATCACCTGTGTCACCATCTGAGAGGGCTTTTG TTGCAAGTGAAGCCTCTAAACCACCAGATGATGCAGCTTTTGATATAATCACTGATGAGGAACTGTGCCAAGTACAGGAATCAGACTCTCTCCACAGTGAAAGTCAGATGGAAAGAGACTCTCTGGATCAAAGTGTGACAGATCT tGACAGTAGTCAACTTCTGTGTAAAGTGAAGACCTCTGTTCCCAGGCCACAAGTTCAGTAG